A genomic window from Glycine max cultivar Williams 82 chromosome 17, Glycine_max_v4.0, whole genome shotgun sequence includes:
- the LOC100793323 gene encoding SNAP25 homologous protein SNAP33-like, with product MFGSKKSPLKVAKPSSVESWTNPFDSNDEGMDTKKYSSSRKTSSERALTTLGVNTNPFDDGTDANKKSSSTLYGFQSANWNKYKNDFRDSGGLENQSVQELESYAVYKAEETTNSVTNCLKIAENIREEATQTLVTLHQQGEQITRSHHVAADIDHDLTRGEKLLGSLGGLFSKTWKPKKTRAITGPVIVGDDPVRRKGNHLEQREKLGLTSAPKGQSKLRSPPQEPTNAFEKVEVEKNKQDDALSDLSDLLGELKGMAVDMGSEIERHNKALNHLYDDVDELNFRVIGANQRGRRLLGK from the exons ATGTTTGGTTCAAAGAAATCTCCTTTGAAGGTTGCTAAACCTAGCTCCGTTGAGTCTTGGACGAATCCATTTGATTCTAATGATGAGGGAATGGATACCAAAAAGTATAGTTCCTCTAGAAAGACTTCTTCGGAGCGTGCACTTACTACACTGGGAGTTAACACCAACCCCTTTGATGATGGCACTGATGCCAATAAGAAATCTTCATCAACTTTGTATGGCTTTCAATCTGCCAACTGGAACAAGTATAAGAATGATTTCCGTGATTCTGGTGGACTAGAGAATCAATCGGTTCAAGAATTGGAGAGTTATGCTGTTTACAAGGCTGAAGAAACTACAAATTCAGTCACAAATTGTTTGAAGATAGCAGAGAACATAAGAGAGGAGGCTACCCAGACACTAGTCACCCTTCATCAACAGGGTGAACAAATTACCAGGAGTCACCATGTTGCTGCTGACATCGATCATGATCTAACTCGG GGAGAAAAGCTCTTGGGAAGCCTTGGTGGCCTCTTCTCCAAAACTTGGAAACCAAAGAAGACACGTGCAATAACCGGCCCTGTTATTGTTGGAG ATGATCCAGTCAGGAGAAAGGGTAATCACTTGGAGCAAAGAGAGAAGTTGGGGCTGACTTCTGCACCCAAAGGGCAGTCCAAGCTACGGTCCCCACCTCAAGAACCAACAAATGCATTTGAAAAAGTTGAG GTTGAGAAAAATAAGCAAGATGATGCACTATCAGATTTAAGTGATCTGTTGGGAGAGCTTAAAGGCATGGCTGTTGACATGGGATCCGAGATTGAGAG GCATAACAAAGCCCTGAATCATCTCTATGATGATGTGGATGAGTTGAATTTCCGAGTGATAGGTGCTAACCAACGTGGACGTCGTTTGCTCGGAAAATAA
- the LOC100792792 gene encoding heparanase-like protein 1 isoform X1 — translation MGIHLGLFLFLASLRMTLSQDVEHGSVLVDGIQAIAETDDNFICATIDWWPHDKCDYNYCPWGDSSAVNLDLSHPFFAKAIQALKPLRIRVGGSLQDQVLYEVGSLKSPCHPFQKMKGGLFGFSKGCLQMKRWDELNHFFDETGALVTFGLNALRGRHQISHTVWGGDWDPSNAKDFISYTISKGYKIDSWEFGNELSGKGIGASVGAAQYGKDLIKLKEILHTLYKNSTFKPSLVAPGGFYNKEWFDKLLQVTGPGIVNVLTHHVYNLGPGSDEHLDRKILDPENLSKIESIFSNLSETIQKYGPWSSAWVGEAGGAFNSGGRSISNTFVNSFWYLDQLGIASRYNTKVYCRQTLIGGNYGLLNTTTFIPNPDYYSALLWRQLMGKTVLAASSDVFSPSLRTYAHCSKGRDGITLLLINLSNQTHFTLTVHDRVPVSNGGNENAKSIHTENSFFSHLKRAFSWIGTKGSDVTFREEYQLTPKDDYLRSQTMLLNGIPLELTNDGEIPTLDPLLNNVHSPIHLAPLSIAFIVFPNFDAPACAEHRKL, via the exons ATGGGAATCCACCTCGGCTTGTTTCTCTTTCTGGCTTCTCTTCGAATGACTTTATCTCAAGATGTTGAACATGGTTCAGTTCTAGTAGATGGAATTCAAGCAATTGCTGAAACTGATGATAACTTCATCTGTGCTACTATTGATTGGTGGCCTCATGATAAGTGTGATTACAACTATTGCCCCTGGGGGGATTCATCTGCTGTAAATTTG GACTTGTCTCATCCTTTCTTTGCCAAGGCAATCCAAG CTCTCAAGCCTTTGAGGATAAGAGTTGGAGGTTCTTTGCAAGACCAAGTGCTGTATGAGGTTGGAAGTTTGAAGTCCCCTTGTCATCCATTTCAAAAGATGAAAGGTGGATTGTTTGGATTTTCAAAGGGATGTTTACAAATGAAAAGGTGGGATGAGCTGAATCATTTTTTCGATGAGACAGG GGCCCTTGTGACATTTGGTTTGAATGCACTCCGTGGGAGGCATCAGATTAGTCATACTGTTTGGGGAGGAGACTGGGACCCATCCAATGCCAAAGATTTTATCAGTTACACTATTTCAAAGGGGTACAAAATTGATTCATGGGAATTTG GTAATGAGTTGAGTGGGAAGGGCATTGGGGCTAGTGTTGGTGCTGCACAGTATGGGAAAGACTTGATAAAGCTTAAAGAAATTTTACACACATTATACAAAAACTCCACGTTCAAACCTTCCCTTGTAGCACCCGGAGGATTCTATAATAAGGAGTGGTTTGATAAGCTTCTTCAGGTTACAGGTCCAGGCATTGTCAATGTGCTGACTCATCACGTGTATAATTTGGGCCCAG GTAGTGATGAGCATCTTGATAGGAAGATTCTAGATCCTGAGAACTTGAGCAAGATAGAATCAATTTTTAGCAATCTTTCAGAAACCATTCAAAAATATGGCCCTTGGTCTTCTGCATGGGTAGGTGAAGCTGGCGGAGCATTCAACAGTGGTGGTCGTTCAATTTCTAACACATTTGTGAATAGCTTTTG GTACTTAGATCAACTTGGAATAGCATCTAGATACAACACTAAGGTTTATTGCAGGCAGACTTTAATTGGAGGAAACTATGGTCTTCTCAATACCACTACTTTCATTCCAAATCCTGACTACTACAG TGCACTTTTGTGGCGTCAGCTAATGGGGAAGACTGTTCTTGCAGCTAGTAGTGATGTTTTTTCACCATCTTTACGCACTTATGCCCATTGTTCAAAAGGCAGA GATGGTATAACATTACTGCTGATCAATTTAAGCAATCAGACTCATTTCACACTCACGGTTCATGACCGGGTGCCTGTGAGCAATGGAGGAAATGAAAATGCTAAAAGCATCCATACAGAAAACTCATTCTTTAGTCATCTCAAGAGGGCATTTTCTTGGATTGGAACAAAAGGATCAGATGTCACATTCAGGGAGGAGTACCAATTAACTCCAAAAGATGATTACCTTAGAAGCCAAACCATGTTGCTGAATGGTATTCCTCTAGAGTTGACAAATGATGGAGAAATTCCAACATTGGATCCACTACTCAATAATGTACATTCTCCAATACACTTGGCTCCTTTATCCATTGCTTTTATTGTATTCCCCAACTTTGATGCTCCGGCTTGTGCTGAACACAGAAAACTTTAA
- the LOC100792792 gene encoding heparanase-like protein 1 isoform X2 has product MVCLIALKPLRIRVGGSLQDQVLYEVGSLKSPCHPFQKMKGGLFGFSKGCLQMKRWDELNHFFDETGALVTFGLNALRGRHQISHTVWGGDWDPSNAKDFISYTISKGYKIDSWEFGNELSGKGIGASVGAAQYGKDLIKLKEILHTLYKNSTFKPSLVAPGGFYNKEWFDKLLQVTGPGIVNVLTHHVYNLGPGSDEHLDRKILDPENLSKIESIFSNLSETIQKYGPWSSAWVGEAGGAFNSGGRSISNTFVNSFWYLDQLGIASRYNTKVYCRQTLIGGNYGLLNTTTFIPNPDYYSALLWRQLMGKTVLAASSDVFSPSLRTYAHCSKGRDGITLLLINLSNQTHFTLTVHDRVPVSNGGNENAKSIHTENSFFSHLKRAFSWIGTKGSDVTFREEYQLTPKDDYLRSQTMLLNGIPLELTNDGEIPTLDPLLNNVHSPIHLAPLSIAFIVFPNFDAPACAEHRKL; this is encoded by the exons ATGGTTTGCTTGATAGCTCTCAAGCCTTTGAGGATAAGAGTTGGAGGTTCTTTGCAAGACCAAGTGCTGTATGAGGTTGGAAGTTTGAAGTCCCCTTGTCATCCATTTCAAAAGATGAAAGGTGGATTGTTTGGATTTTCAAAGGGATGTTTACAAATGAAAAGGTGGGATGAGCTGAATCATTTTTTCGATGAGACAGG GGCCCTTGTGACATTTGGTTTGAATGCACTCCGTGGGAGGCATCAGATTAGTCATACTGTTTGGGGAGGAGACTGGGACCCATCCAATGCCAAAGATTTTATCAGTTACACTATTTCAAAGGGGTACAAAATTGATTCATGGGAATTTG GTAATGAGTTGAGTGGGAAGGGCATTGGGGCTAGTGTTGGTGCTGCACAGTATGGGAAAGACTTGATAAAGCTTAAAGAAATTTTACACACATTATACAAAAACTCCACGTTCAAACCTTCCCTTGTAGCACCCGGAGGATTCTATAATAAGGAGTGGTTTGATAAGCTTCTTCAGGTTACAGGTCCAGGCATTGTCAATGTGCTGACTCATCACGTGTATAATTTGGGCCCAG GTAGTGATGAGCATCTTGATAGGAAGATTCTAGATCCTGAGAACTTGAGCAAGATAGAATCAATTTTTAGCAATCTTTCAGAAACCATTCAAAAATATGGCCCTTGGTCTTCTGCATGGGTAGGTGAAGCTGGCGGAGCATTCAACAGTGGTGGTCGTTCAATTTCTAACACATTTGTGAATAGCTTTTG GTACTTAGATCAACTTGGAATAGCATCTAGATACAACACTAAGGTTTATTGCAGGCAGACTTTAATTGGAGGAAACTATGGTCTTCTCAATACCACTACTTTCATTCCAAATCCTGACTACTACAG TGCACTTTTGTGGCGTCAGCTAATGGGGAAGACTGTTCTTGCAGCTAGTAGTGATGTTTTTTCACCATCTTTACGCACTTATGCCCATTGTTCAAAAGGCAGA GATGGTATAACATTACTGCTGATCAATTTAAGCAATCAGACTCATTTCACACTCACGGTTCATGACCGGGTGCCTGTGAGCAATGGAGGAAATGAAAATGCTAAAAGCATCCATACAGAAAACTCATTCTTTAGTCATCTCAAGAGGGCATTTTCTTGGATTGGAACAAAAGGATCAGATGTCACATTCAGGGAGGAGTACCAATTAACTCCAAAAGATGATTACCTTAGAAGCCAAACCATGTTGCTGAATGGTATTCCTCTAGAGTTGACAAATGATGGAGAAATTCCAACATTGGATCCACTACTCAATAATGTACATTCTCCAATACACTTGGCTCCTTTATCCATTGCTTTTATTGTATTCCCCAACTTTGATGCTCCGGCTTGTGCTGAACACAGAAAACTTTAA